The Mesorhizobium sp. AR10 genome includes the window GCTGGAATCGATCACCGGCGGCACGCTGCGCATCGGCGCGCGTGACGTTACCACGCTGCCGCCGAAAGACCGCGACATTGCCATGGTGTTCCAGTCCTATGCGCTGTTTCCGCACATGACAGTTCGCGACAACATCGCCTTCGGCATGAAGATCCGGAAAACCCCGAAAGCCGAAATTGAAACGCAGATACGGCAAGTGGCGCAGCGGCTGCGCATCGACGACCTGCTCGACAGGTTGCCCAAGGCGCTTTCCGGCGGCCAGCGGCAGCGTGTTGCGCTTGGGCGCGCGCTGGTTCGCCGCCCGGGCGTGTTCCTCATGGACGAACCTCTCTCCAACCTCGACGCGAAGATGCGCATCGAGGCGCGCAGCTTTCTGACCAAGATGCATCAGGAGATCGGGACCACGACCGTCTACGTCACGCACGACCAGGCGGAAGCCATGACCATGGGCAGCAAGATCGTGGTCATGAATGGCGGCAAGATCCAGCAGGCGGCAGCACCGCTCGAAGTCTACAACCAGCCGGCCAACCAGTTCGTTGCCGGCTTCATCGGATCGCCCGCGATGAACTTCCTGCGCCTGGCCTACGATGGCAACGCCCTCTCGGACCAGGCCTGCGGGTTGCGGATCGCGGTTCCGGAGTGCCGGCGCGCGGCACTTGCCGGTCAGCAGGGAAAGGTGGTTACGCTGGGCGTGCGGCCGGAGCATTTCAGCATCCTGCCGCCCGGGGCCGCCCCAAAGACCGATTCGATCGCGTTCAATGTCGATGTGGTCCAGCATCTCGGTCATGAGATTCTTCTGGACCTCAGCATCGGCGATCACAGGTGCATCGCGCGGCTGCCGCCCAGCGACCGTTCCAAGCTTGGGGAAAGCCGGCTGTTTTCGATCGATATGGACCACGTCCACTACTTCGACGGCGACAGCGGCGAAAACCTCATTGATTATGCCCGACAACAATGAATAGTCGGCTGCGGACCGGCGACTGGGGACCGTTGTCCGGCAGGCGGGTGCCGTATCGAGGGTAAAGGGATGGCGAGAGCGACTGCAACGATCAGCGACGTCGCCCGCCGCGCCGGAGTGTCCACCTCCACCGTGTCGCACGTCATCAATGGCACGCGCCTGGTCAGCCCGGAGAAAACCGCTCTCGTCAACGAGGCTATCGCCGCGACGGGGTATCAGCCGAACGCGCTGGCACGGTCGCTGGCGCGCAAGGTCAGCAACTATGTCGGCATCGCCGTTTCGGCGATAACCAATCCCTATTTCAGCGACATCATTTGCGCCATCGAGAATGAGTGCGCCCGCCTCGGCCTGCTGGTCTTCCTCGCCGATACCCGCGACGAGCCTGGCCATGAACTGGCCGTCGTTCAGGCGCTGCAGGAGCGAAGGGTCGACGGCATCATCCTGGCCCCCTGTGGCGACCCTGAAAACGCGACCGTCCGCTACCTGGAAAGGAGCGGTATCCCGACCGTGCTCGTCGATCGGTTTACGGCGTCGGCCTTCGATCATGTCGGCGTCGAGAACAAGCAGTCCGTCGCCAATCTGGTTTCGCACCTGGCCGGGTTCGGCCACAGGCGGATCGGCATGATTGGCGGCCATGCCGGCTTCAGCACCACGACGGAGCGCATCGAAGGCTACAGGCTTGGCCTGAAGCGCCACGGGATCGTCTTCGATCCGGAGTTGGTGCAGCCATCGAACCAGACCTTTGAAGCTGCCCAAAACTCGACCACGGCGCTGCTGAACCTGACAAAACGGCCAACCGGTATCATTGCCGGAAACAACCAGACGACGATCGGCGCCGTGGCCGCCATCCGCAATGCCGGCCTGAGGATACCGCAAGACATATCGCTCGCCGGCTTCGACGACTTCGAGTGGGCGAACTACTTCGAACCACGGCTGACCCTGTTGGCGCAGCCCTGCGATGAGATTGGCCGCAAGGCCGCGCAGATGCTTGTCGAACGGATCGGCGGTTTGCACGCCGCGCCACGTTCCGTCCGGTTGAAATCGACCCTTGTCACCCGGACTTCTTGCGCGGCTCCGGCGATTTCCTGAACCCTGACGGGGATCGCGGCGAGATACGAGCCGCCCTGATTTTGCGCCAAGCGCAATTTCGATCAAACTGGCCGCGCCAGGAAGCGGCAGCATTATGCGGGCAATGCGAGGAGAAAATGAACCCGACCGAGAAGGCGCTGTGGTTTGTCGAAAGCCATCTGCCGGAAGCGATCTCGCTCGACGATGTCGCGCAGAGCAGCGGCGTGTCGCGTTTCCATGTGACGCGGGCCTTTGGTGCTGCTACCGGCCGGTCTGTGATGGGCTACATGCGCGCGCGCCGGCTGAGCGAGGCTGCACGCAAGCTTGCCGCTGGCGCACCCGACATTCTCTCGGTCGCGCTCGATGCCGGCTACAACTCGCATGAGGCGTTCACCCGTGCCTTCCGCGACCAGTTCGGCACCACGCCGGAACTGGTTCGCGCGCAAGGCAGCCTAGACAATCTCGATCTCGTGGAGCCGATCCAGATGGACCAGTCCTTTCTCAGCAACCTCGAACCGCCGCGTTTCGAGATCAGCCGTCCCTTCCTCATCGCCGGCCTCGGCGAGCGCTACAGCTGCGAAACCAGCGCCGCCATTCCGATGCAATGGCAGCGGTTTGGTCCCTATATCGGCAACATTCCCGGCGAGACCGGCGACGTTGCCTATGGCGTCTGTGTCAACGGCGACGATTCCGGCAATTTCGACTACATCGCCGGCGTCGAAGTGTCCGATTTTTCCGACCTGCCCAAAGAGCTCAGCCGCGTGCGCGTGCCGGCGCAGAAATACGCCGTGTTTTCGCATCGAGAGCACATTTCGACCATCCGCCGGACGGTCAACACGATCTGGAACAAATGGCTGCCGGCTTCCGGCCACGAGATCGCAGATGCGCCGGAGTTCGAGCGCTACGGGCCCGAATTCGACCCGCGCAGCGGCAATGGCGGGCTGGAAATCTGGATCCCGGTCAAGTCCTAGAACGGGAATACTCGACGGCGACAATTATCAGTCCGGTCATGATATATCTTTCAGCGAACCAGAACGAAGTGAGCGATGCACCAAGCGGCCAACGTTCCCGATCTTGAAGCGATCATCACCAAACTGGGCAAGCTTCAGGCCGCCCTAGCAGGGGGGCTGTCCCGCGAGCGCTGCCTGCGCCGGTGGAGTGAGTTCATCCGGGAACGTGATGGACATCGATGCGTAGATTGCCATTCGCGCCGCCGCCTATCCGCCCACCATATCTGTCGCAAATCGTTCCTCACGGACGCACAATTTCAGACAGGCAATGGCATAACGCTTTGTAGCGCCTGTCATAGGGAGATGCACCGGGGCTTCAATGCTCGCCCGGACCTGTCATTGCCGGTGGACGCACAAGGCGGCGAGAAGCTTGCCACGATGGAGCGGCTCTACAGCATCCTTACGGACGATGCTGTAGAGCGGGGGCTGATGCGGGACCAGTTCTATTTCCTCAGCGACGAGTTGCTTGCAACTTTCAAAAGAATGCAGGGCTACAATCCTGCCACCTATTTTCCCGGATCGTGTATCGAGCAGGCCTACCTGATCTTGGCCGAGAGCGAATTCGGCTCGCGCCGCGCAATGGCAGAGGATAACGGCGTGCCTATTACCGACAAGCCGCTTCTTCCGGGCGGACTATATCTCGTCCTCACGGGCCGAGACGGGCAGCCAACCAAAAGCCTCATCGTCCAGACTTACATGCCGCGTTCAAAGCCAACGACGGACTAGCGGAAGCCTACAGCTGCAGGTTCCAGGTCTGGCCAACCAGATCCTTGCCGAAGGAATGATGGTGCTCCTCCTCGGCAAGCTTGAAGCCGGCCGCCTCGTAGATGCGGCGTGCTGAGACAAGGATGTCGTTGGTCCACAACGTCAGCGTCTTGTAGCCCTTGGCGCGGGCGAAGCCGATGCATTCCTCGACCAGCCGCTTGCCGATGCCGAGGCCGCGCGCCGAAGGTTCGACATAGAGCAGGCGAAGCTTCGCCACCTCGTCCGACTTGCGCACGACGAAGACCGAACCGACGACCTCCCCTTCCCGCTCGGCGATCCAGCTGCGCTCCCATTTTAGGTCGAAGGATTTGACGAAGGCGCCGAGGATCTCGGCGACCAGCGCCTCATAGGTTTCGTCCCAGCCATGTTCCTGCGCGTAGAGCATCCCCTGATGACGCGTGATCCAGCCGATGTCTCCGACCTGCAGAGGCCGCAGCATATAGGGAATTTTGGGCTCAGGACCCTCGCCCAGCAGACGCTGAACCGTCTGCATGGCCGTGACCAGCCGCTCCTGTTCCGGCACAGCCAGCCGATCGAGCAAGGCCGCGACCTGGTCGTGCGAATCCCGGTTGAGCGGCGCGAAGGCATTCCTGCCGGCCGGCGTCAGCGTGATCGACGAGCGCCTTGCATCGGCCTCGGTCGCGGCGCGCTCGACCAAGCCGCGCTCCTCGAACTTCTTCAGCAGCCGGCTGACGTAGCCCGCGTCAAGGCCGAGATCGCGCGTGAGATCGGTGGCGGTCAGGCCATCGCGATGCGCCAGTTCGTAGAGCACCCGCGCCTCTGTCAGTGAGAAGGCGCTTTTCAGCCACCCTTCATCGAGCACCCCGATCTGGCGGGTGTAAAACCGGTTGAAGGCCCGCACCGCACCGATGCGATCTTTGGCGGGCTGATGATGAAGAGTCATGGCATCCTCCTATCGCAGACAGGATCAATTATTTACTTGACGAAGTCAAGCATATTGCAATGCTCACCCCATCGGCAGCGCCGGCCAGAACTCCACAATGCGCCCGCCGGAAAGCACCGCGATCGAGCCGAACTGCTGCAGCACCGCCTCGCTCTGCGTCGGACGCAGGAACGCGTAGTCGCCGGGCTTGGCGCTCACATCGCCGGGCAAGCCCATGAATTGCTGGTTGGAGGACAGGCCGAGCAAGCTGTTGGTCTTCATGCCGGCTGGGAATACCGGTTCGGCCATCCATTTGCCGCCATAGAGATAGCAGCCCTTGCGCGGAAACAGCCCCAGCGCCTGCAGTGTCCGGGAAACAGCCGGCGGACCCGGCAGCGTGGGCTCGACCACTTTGAGGATCGGCGTTGCGATGAAGGCTGCCGGCTGAAAGCAATCGAGGCCAGGCGTGTCGAAATCGCTGGGCAGCACGAAGGCCGAGCCCATCGACACTTCGTTGGCCATATCACCACGGTGGAGCAGCGCGGTCTTGCTGCCGCCGATGTTGAGGATGCGGCGCTGGTCTTCGCCGAGGCAGGCAACAAACGCAGCCGCCAGCGCTGAGGCCTTCGCCAACGCCCTTGCCGGCCCGCCGAACAGGCCAGGAATGAGCGGCGCATGCGCCTCGTAAGCCATGATGCCTTCGCAATGCAGCCGAGCCGGCAGCGCGCTCAATGCCTTCGACAAAGCCTCCGGGCTGGCAAACCCGCCACGATGCAGCCCAACATCGATCTCGAAAGCGATACGCAGTTCGATGCCGAGTTCGCTCGCCAGCACGCCATACTCCGCCAGTCGTTCCTCAGTGTCGATCAGCCAGCAGACGCGTGACCAGTCAGCAATGCTTTTCGTCAGCACTGCCTTTGCCGCGCCGACCGGTATCGGCTTGCCGAACAGCATGTCGGCATCGGGGAACGCCTTCAGCACCGCTGCCGTGATCGGCGGATGGAAGGTCATGAAGCTGACAGTGCCGAGCGCCTTGCCGATATGCGCAAGCAGCGGCAGGCAGCCAAGCGACTTGTCGACCAGCCGCACGGCAAGGCCAGGCGCCAGTCCTTCCCTGACCAGCGCGATGTTGCGGTCCAGCCTGTCGAGATCGAGCAACAGGCAAGGCTGGAAGACGCCGGCGGCCTTCAGTGCGTCCGACAGGGTGGCAAAATAGGCGCTCATGGTTCGATACCGAAAAGGCCGGCCATGTAAGGCGACACGAAGCGGTTTTCGGGATCGATGTCGCGGCGCACCGCCATGGCGTCATCCCAGCGCGGATAGAGCTTTTTCAGCTCCGCCGCCTTCAGGCTGTGCATCTTGCCCCAGTGCGGTCGCCCACCATATTTGCGGAAGATCGGCTCGGCCGCCCGCATGAACGGCTGCGGATCGCTCGCCGCGTCATGGTGGATGGCGATCGAGCAGGTGAGCCGCTTGTAGAATGGCGAGAGCCAGAATTCGTCGGGGGCGACGGTGCGCACTTCCATCGGGAAATAGACCTCGGGAAAGTGCTTCTCCGTCAGTTCGATGATTTCTGCCAGCGCCTTCGGGCCTTCCTCGAACGGCAGATGATATTCCATCTCGTTGAACCTCGTCTGCCGGTCGCTGGCATAGACGTTGAGCCAGTCCTGCACGTAGTCCTCTGCCGGCAGCTTGGCGATCGCCGAGCGGATCAGCCGGCCACGCAGCGACGGCAGCCAGGCAAGCGCGGTGCGCAGCCTGCGCAGCGTCCTTAAGCCAGCCTCGTCTTCTTCAGGCGGCCGCGCGGTGGGTGCGGCGTCACTGAGGTCGCTGGCAATGAACTGCGCGTAGCCGGAAAACGGAATGTAGTAGAATTCGGCCGACCGATGCGCGGCCATCATCACCTCGAAATCGCGCAACATGTCGGCGATCGGCAGCACCCATTTGCGGCGGCGCAGCCGGTAGGTCGGCACGTTGTTCAGCGTCACTTCAGTGAAGATGCCGAAGGCGCCGAGCGCGACGCCGATGGCGTGGATCATCTCCTGATCTCTTGCCCGATTGACGTCGCGGACTTTGCCAAGCCCGTCGACGATCTGCACCGTCTCCAGCTGCGTGTGATAGGCGCCGAGCGTCGGCCCCGAGCCATGGGTCGCGGTACCCAGCGCGCCGCCGATCGCCTGGCGGTCGATGTCGCCCATGTTGGGCAGGCCCTGGCCAATGCCTTGCAGGATGTGCATGAGCGGGCCGAGCCGTGTCCCTGCCCGCACACGCGCCTGGTTCCGCTGAGCATCATGCGACACCAGTCCCTCGAACCTCTCCATCGACAGGATCGTGCCTTGCGACTTCACCAGCGGCGTGAAGGAATGCCCGGCGCCGACGACGCGCACCGGGCTCGGTGCCGTGCGTATGAAATCGCCAAGTTCGCCGGCGTCGGCCGGGCTGGCGATCAGCTGCGGTTCGGCACTGACATAGCCAGACCAGTTGCTCCAGCTGTTCGACATGCAGCCTCCCCGCTCAGGCAACCACACGGCGGCGGCGCGACACAAGGATGAACAGGCCAAGCAGCGCGACGCTGGCAGCGGCGCTGGCGGCGGCGAACTCCGGCACCGGCCGGAAATCCTTGCCGTCGATAAGCAGCGATGCCGCGATCGGCCCTATCGCCAGACCGAAGAGCTGCGCGGCCGGCACAAGAAGCACGGCCGTGCGCGTCTCGTCGGCGGTGATCGCCAGCCGTATCTGGTAGGGAACGACAAACAGCAGGATGAAGCCCATACTCAGCCCGGCAGCCCAGAAGGCGCCGTGGCCGGGTCCGCCAGCGAAAACGGCGGAGCTGGCCACAGCGACCGCGCCGATCACCGCGATGGCGAAGCGGTAGTCGATACGCGCCTCGAGCACGGTCGCCGTCATCGCGCCAACGACCTGGACGGCGAGGCTGGCCGAAACCATCAGGCCGACGGTGCGCGCGTCGATGCCGTATTGCGCACCGAGCGGCTCGAGAAAAGCCCAGATCGCGCCGAAGAACATGAAGTAGCAGAATATGCTCAAAAGCGCGGCGAGCGAGCCTGCGGTGAGCACATTGCCGAAATGTCCTTCCTGCTTGGGCAGGTCGGCATAGTCGGCCGGCACCTTCCAGGCGACGACCGTCGAGGCGAGGCAGACAAGGGCAAGGACGATGAAGCCACCGGCCGATCCGGCGCTCGGGATGACGTAGAGCGCCAACAGCAGGGCAAGCGCGCATTGCGCCAGCGTCTGCAGGGTGACGAAATAGCCGCCAATGCGCTCGGCCCGCCGCGAACGGGCGATCAGCTCCGTGGCGATCGCCACCATGCCGCCTTCGGCCAGCCCGGCCACGGCACGGGCGGCGATCAGCATCATCGGCTGCTGCGTGGCATGGGCGGTCCACCAGTTGGCCAGTGCCAGCAGGATCAGCAGCACGGCACTTTTCCAGCGCATGTTGCGAGCGGAAAGCAGCATCGCTACAACAGCCGAACCGATGGCGATCATGATCATCTCCGCCGTGGCGACCAGCGCCAGTTCGTCGCCGCTGACATGTCCCTCGGTGTAGAGCGCGCCGAGCAGCACGGGTTGCAGGCCGAGGATGAGCAGGCCAACCGAACCGATCCACAATGCCGAGGCAAGCTGGGCGCCGGTCGGATTGCCGACCAGCCAATCGCCATTGTCGGTGCGCTCAGCATGTGTTGACGTCAAAGGTCCCCTCCCAGCGTCCTTGCCGCATCGTAAAAAATCTGACAACCTGTCAGCATTTGCAGAAACTGATACTTGATCACATTTCTTGTCAACCAAAATTTGGACTGTGGCGAGAGAACCGGCACATGGAAGAAGCAAGGCGAACGGCGACCGAGCCCAGGCGCAAGCCCAAGCAGGAGCGAAGCCGCGAGCGCATCGACGCCATCCTGTCGACGACCATGCGGCTGATCGGCGAGAAGGGTATCGACGCCGTCACCATGAAGGAAGTCGGCATGCAGGCGGGCGGGCCGATCGCTACCGTCTATCATTATTTTCCCAACAAATCGGCGATCCTGGCGATGCTCTATGAGCGGTTCTCCGCAATCAGCCGCGCGCGGCTGATTGCTATCGTCGCCGACATCGGCGGGCTGGACGACGTCATGGCGGCAGCCGACCGCCTGCTCGACGACTATTGCGAGCGCGTCGCCGGCGACCCTGCCATCCAGGATTTGCAGAATGCGATCCAGGCCGACAAGGCGCTGCAGCATCTCGACATCACAGAGACCCGGCAGCAAGCGAAACTGTTCTGCGACCATGTCAGCCCTCTCCTCGAGCCGGAGAAGCGCGAGCAATTCGGACGCGTGGTCTTCCTATTCTTTCAACTTGCCGGTGGCGTCGTGCGTCTTGCACTCACCCAGGACGAAACGGAAGGCCGCCGGACCATCGAGGACTACAGGTCGATCATCCACACCCAGATGCGCCTGTTCCTCTGACGAGATGGCCCAAATGC containing:
- a CDS encoding AraC family transcriptional regulator, yielding MNPTEKALWFVESHLPEAISLDDVAQSSGVSRFHVTRAFGAATGRSVMGYMRARRLSEAARKLAAGAPDILSVALDAGYNSHEAFTRAFRDQFGTTPELVRAQGSLDNLDLVEPIQMDQSFLSNLEPPRFEISRPFLIAGLGERYSCETSAAIPMQWQRFGPYIGNIPGETGDVAYGVCVNGDDSGNFDYIAGVEVSDFSDLPKELSRVRVPAQKYAVFSHREHISTIRRTVNTIWNKWLPASGHEIADAPEFERYGPEFDPRSGNGGLEIWIPVKS
- a CDS encoding TetR/AcrR family transcriptional regulator, whose translation is MEEARRTATEPRRKPKQERSRERIDAILSTTMRLIGEKGIDAVTMKEVGMQAGGPIATVYHYFPNKSAILAMLYERFSAISRARLIAIVADIGGLDDVMAAADRLLDDYCERVAGDPAIQDLQNAIQADKALQHLDITETRQQAKLFCDHVSPLLEPEKREQFGRVVFLFFQLAGGVVRLALTQDETEGRRTIEDYRSIIHTQMRLFL
- a CDS encoding helix-turn-helix domain-containing GNAT family N-acetyltransferase — protein: MTLHHQPAKDRIGAVRAFNRFYTRQIGVLDEGWLKSAFSLTEARVLYELAHRDGLTATDLTRDLGLDAGYVSRLLKKFEERGLVERAATEADARRSSITLTPAGRNAFAPLNRDSHDQVAALLDRLAVPEQERLVTAMQTVQRLLGEGPEPKIPYMLRPLQVGDIGWITRHQGMLYAQEHGWDETYEALVAEILGAFVKSFDLKWERSWIAEREGEVVGSVFVVRKSDEVAKLRLLYVEPSARGLGIGKRLVEECIGFARAKGYKTLTLWTNDILVSARRIYEAAGFKLAEEEHHHSFGKDLVGQTWNLQL
- a CDS encoding D-arabinono-1,4-lactone oxidase, whose product is MSNSWSNWSGYVSAEPQLIASPADAGELGDFIRTAPSPVRVVGAGHSFTPLVKSQGTILSMERFEGLVSHDAQRNQARVRAGTRLGPLMHILQGIGQGLPNMGDIDRQAIGGALGTATHGSGPTLGAYHTQLETVQIVDGLGKVRDVNRARDQEMIHAIGVALGAFGIFTEVTLNNVPTYRLRRRKWVLPIADMLRDFEVMMAAHRSAEFYYIPFSGYAQFIASDLSDAAPTARPPEEDEAGLRTLRRLRTALAWLPSLRGRLIRSAIAKLPAEDYVQDWLNVYASDRQTRFNEMEYHLPFEEGPKALAEIIELTEKHFPEVYFPMEVRTVAPDEFWLSPFYKRLTCSIAIHHDAASDPQPFMRAAEPIFRKYGGRPHWGKMHSLKAAELKKLYPRWDDAMAVRRDIDPENRFVSPYMAGLFGIEP
- a CDS encoding alanine racemase encodes the protein MSAYFATLSDALKAAGVFQPCLLLDLDRLDRNIALVREGLAPGLAVRLVDKSLGCLPLLAHIGKALGTVSFMTFHPPITAAVLKAFPDADMLFGKPIPVGAAKAVLTKSIADWSRVCWLIDTEERLAEYGVLASELGIELRIAFEIDVGLHRGGFASPEALSKALSALPARLHCEGIMAYEAHAPLIPGLFGGPARALAKASALAAAFVACLGEDQRRILNIGGSKTALLHRGDMANEVSMGSAFVLPSDFDTPGLDCFQPAAFIATPILKVVEPTLPGPPAVSRTLQALGLFPRKGCYLYGGKWMAEPVFPAGMKTNSLLGLSSNQQFMGLPGDVSAKPGDYAFLRPTQSEAVLQQFGSIAVLSGGRIVEFWPALPMG
- a CDS encoding ABC transporter ATP-binding protein → MAEVSLRDVEKRYAMVPVLSGLNLDIADGEFTVLVGPSGCGKTTTLNMIAGLESITGGTLRIGARDVTTLPPKDRDIAMVFQSYALFPHMTVRDNIAFGMKIRKTPKAEIETQIRQVAQRLRIDDLLDRLPKALSGGQRQRVALGRALVRRPGVFLMDEPLSNLDAKMRIEARSFLTKMHQEIGTTTVYVTHDQAEAMTMGSKIVVMNGGKIQQAAAPLEVYNQPANQFVAGFIGSPAMNFLRLAYDGNALSDQACGLRIAVPECRRAALAGQQGKVVTLGVRPEHFSILPPGAAPKTDSIAFNVDVVQHLGHEILLDLSIGDHRCIARLPPSDRSKLGESRLFSIDMDHVHYFDGDSGENLIDYARQQ
- a CDS encoding MFS transporter yields the protein MTSTHAERTDNGDWLVGNPTGAQLASALWIGSVGLLILGLQPVLLGALYTEGHVSGDELALVATAEMIMIAIGSAVVAMLLSARNMRWKSAVLLILLALANWWTAHATQQPMMLIAARAVAGLAEGGMVAIATELIARSRRAERIGGYFVTLQTLAQCALALLLALYVIPSAGSAGGFIVLALVCLASTVVAWKVPADYADLPKQEGHFGNVLTAGSLAALLSIFCYFMFFGAIWAFLEPLGAQYGIDARTVGLMVSASLAVQVVGAMTATVLEARIDYRFAIAVIGAVAVASSAVFAGGPGHGAFWAAGLSMGFILLFVVPYQIRLAITADETRTAVLLVPAAQLFGLAIGPIAASLLIDGKDFRPVPEFAAASAAASVALLGLFILVSRRRRVVA
- a CDS encoding LacI family DNA-binding transcriptional regulator, with translation MARATATISDVARRAGVSTSTVSHVINGTRLVSPEKTALVNEAIAATGYQPNALARSLARKVSNYVGIAVSAITNPYFSDIICAIENECARLGLLVFLADTRDEPGHELAVVQALQERRVDGIILAPCGDPENATVRYLERSGIPTVLVDRFTASAFDHVGVENKQSVANLVSHLAGFGHRRIGMIGGHAGFSTTTERIEGYRLGLKRHGIVFDPELVQPSNQTFEAAQNSTTALLNLTKRPTGIIAGNNQTTIGAVAAIRNAGLRIPQDISLAGFDDFEWANYFEPRLTLLAQPCDEIGRKAAQMLVERIGGLHAAPRSVRLKSTLVTRTSCAAPAIS